The segment CCGACTCGAAGCCGCCGTTGCCGAGGAGTTCGGTGGCCGCGCCGGCCTGGGCGGGCAGCAGCGCGAGGACGGCGCTGCCGAGGGCGAGGACGCCGGCCGCGGCGGCGGCGCGGGGGGTGCGGTGTGACATGGGGTCGCTCCGGTGTGTGGGGGAAAGAGCGGTGCGGGGCATGTGCACGGCCAATTTGGACTAGACCTTTACAGGGCGTCAATGGGTGGGCGCCGACCGGGTGTCGATGGCGCGCGGCCCGGAACCGTCCGAAGATGGGGGGACCGGACCACCCACCCGAGGTGCAGCGCATGGACAGTCGGCGGTTGCCGAACATCGACGGCGTCGCGGCGGCCCTGGTCGACGGCGACGGACGCGTCGTGGGCTGGACCGCCGCCGCCGAGCAGCTGCTCGGCCTGTCGGCCGACCAGGTCACCGGCCGCCCCGCCCGCGAGCTGCTGGCCGACCGCGCGGCCGACGCCCACGCGCTCGGCCGGCGGGCCGGCGGGGTGCGGCTGCGCACCGGCGACGGCACCCCGCTGGAGGTCGCCTACCAGGTGCTGCCGCTCTCCGGCGCGCACGGCGAGATCCGCGCCCTGGTGCTGGCCACCCCGGCCGGCACCGTCGCCCGGCGGCGCCAGGACGAGGCGTTCACCCGCGAGCTGTTCCTCCAGGACCGGATCGGCCTGGCCTTCTTCGACACCGACCTGCGGCTGCTGCGCACCAACACCCACCTGCTCCCGTACACCGGCCTGCCCGCCGACCTGGACGGGCTGCGGATGGGCGACTTCCTGCAGCCCGCCGACGCGCGGGCCACCGAGGAGATCCTGCGGAGCGTGCTGGTCAGCGGGGAGCCGGTGGTCCGCGCCGAACTGCCGGTCCGCACCCTGGAGGACCCCGACCCCGGGGTGGTGATGGAGGTCCAGGCGTTCCGGCTGCAGGCCCCCGACGGGACGCTGATCGGGGTGGCCGCGCTGTTCGGCGACGTCACCGAGCTGCACCGCTACCGGCGGCGCGCCGACGTGCTGCACCGGGCCACCGCCGCCGTCGGCGGCTCGCTCTCCGTGGTCGGCACCGCCGAGGACCTGGCCGGCGTGCTGGTGCCCGGCCTCGGCGACCGCGCCGAGGTCGACATCGCCGAGGCCGTCTTCACCGGCGACGAGCCCGCCCCCGGCGCCGACGGCCTGCTCACCGTCCGCCGCACCGCCACCGCCGGGCCGCCCGGACCCGACAGCCGCCCGCTCGGCCCGCTCGGCCGCGAACAGCTCGGCCGCCCGGCCGCCGCCACCACCGGACCGCCCGCGATGAGCGCCCCGCTGCACGCCCGCGGCGGCCCGCTCGGCCGGATCACCGTCCGCCGGGGCGAGGCCGACGGCCCGTACGAGGACGAGGACCTCGAACTGCTCCGGGAGATCGCCGCCCGGGCCGCTCTCGCGCTGGACAACGCCCGCCGCTACACCCGCGAGCACCGGGCCGCCGTCGGGCTCCAGCGCTCGCTGCTGCCGCCCGCCGAGACCACCGTGCCCGCCGCCACCACCGCCAGCGTCTACCGGCCGACCGACACCGCGACCGGCGTCGGCGGCGACTGGTTCGACGTGATCCCGCTCTCCGGCGCCCGGGTCGCCCTGGTGGCCGGCGACGTGGTCGGCCACGGCCTGCAGGCCAGCGCCACCATGGGCCGGCTGCGCACCGCCGTGCGGACTCTCGCCGACCTCGACCTGGAACCCGACGAGCTGCTCGTCCACCTCGACGACCTGGTCTCCCAGCTGGTCGTCGAGGGCAGCGAGGAGGAGCGCGAGCGCGGCGTCGCCGACCCC is part of the Kitasatospora setae KM-6054 genome and harbors:
- a CDS encoding SpoIIE family protein phosphatase, which codes for MDSRRLPNIDGVAAALVDGDGRVVGWTAAAEQLLGLSADQVTGRPARELLADRAADAHALGRRAGGVRLRTGDGTPLEVAYQVLPLSGAHGEIRALVLATPAGTVARRRQDEAFTRELFLQDRIGLAFFDTDLRLLRTNTHLLPYTGLPADLDGLRMGDFLQPADARATEEILRSVLVSGEPVVRAELPVRTLEDPDPGVVMEVQAFRLQAPDGTLIGVAALFGDVTELHRYRRRADVLHRATAAVGGSLSVVGTAEDLAGVLVPGLGDRAEVDIAEAVFTGDEPAPGADGLLTVRRTATAGPPGPDSRPLGPLGREQLGRPAAATTGPPAMSAPLHARGGPLGRITVRRGEADGPYEDEDLELLREIAARAALALDNARRYTREHRAAVGLQRSLLPPAETTVPAATTASVYRPTDTATGVGGDWFDVIPLSGARVALVAGDVVGHGLQASATMGRLRTAVRTLADLDLEPDELLVHLDDLVSQLVVEGSEEERERGVADPSGATCVYAVYDPVSGICQTASAGHPPPALVHPDGRVEYLPVNPGPPLGVGGLPFEAVECALRGGSVLALYTDGLIEGGGSGGDLDEGMAQLAARLGEADLGGDLAAAGRAIVAEMSTAGLSDDVTLLLARLHPVPPADTAAWTIDADPAAVAGVREAATRTLEGWGLDQLVFTTELVLSELVTNAIRYAGGPVMVRLIRSSVLTCEVSDPSATQPRMRRARLTDEGGRGLYLVAQLTERWGSRYTRGGKTIWAEQSFDPPPLGW